From a region of the Pogona vitticeps strain Pit_001003342236 chromosome 7, PviZW2.1, whole genome shotgun sequence genome:
- the PINK1 gene encoding serine/threonine-protein kinase PINK1, mitochondrial, which produces MALRQALGRGLLWRCLGRTAPPLSGPARPRLLLLHPPPPSPWPPARPGWLGKAAAWLGLRGGPQSPGWRLFRPRVPPGPRRLGLAFSLGLALLEPALAEQRQAAEACKDIQTIFIQRNKPQKEALGLFRQRGFKLEEYFIGQPIGKGCCAAVYEAAVPFTTRGEESWEPGAAKGSSRPPPEDDPPPRFRPSPRAPRQANGWRATYPLAIKMMWNLSAGSSSEGILHAMSQELVPAGASAFSGEFGTVTCRRKSLFGKKRLKSHPNIVQVVRAFTSEMPLLPGAIVDYPDVLPSTLNPSGMGHSRTLFLVMKNYPCTLRQYLHETTPDPRTAAMMVLQLLEGVDHLIRHGVAHRDLKTDNILVEFDAARCPGLVITDFGCCLADEKLGLKLPFPSWYVDRGGNSCLMAPEVATAIPGPGVLIDYTGADTWAVGAVAYEILGARNPFYGSGEAALDSRRYRDQDLPPLPETVPLEVRKLVKRLLRRDPATRLSARRAANILHLCLWDAKVLHSDVLKPDRMVDWLLHQSAATLLTDRLGDGSRVEAKLKRCFLANLDYDELFQAAALLRTWRSPIPPRP; this is translated from the exons ATGGCGCTGCGTCAGGCGCTGGGCCGGGGCCTGCTGTGGCGCTGCCTCGGGAGAACAGCCCCGCCGCTGTCTGGGCCCGCCCGCCCCCGACTCCTTCTCCTCCATCCGCCGCCGCCGTCACCCTGGCCTCCCGCCCGGCCGGGCTGGCTAGGCAAGGCCGCGGCCTGGCTGGGCCTGAGGGGAGGCCCTCAGTCGCCGGGCTGGCGGCTGTTCCGGCCCAGAGTCCCGCCCGGCCCCCGCCGCCTCGGTCTCGCCTTCAGCCTCGGGCTGGCCCTGCTGGAGCCGGCGCTGGCCGAGCAGAGACAGGCGGCCGAGGCCTGCAAGGACATCCAG ACGATCTTCATCCAGAGGAACAAGCCCCAAAAAGAAGCCCTGGGCTTATTCCGCCAACGAGGCTTCAAACTCGAAGAGTACTTCATCGGCCAGCCCATCGGCAAAGGCTGCTGCGCAGCCGTGTACGAAGCCGCCGTTCCTTTCACCACCCGTGGTGaggagagctgggagccaggagCAGCGAAAGGGTCTTCTCGTCCTCCTCCTGAGGATGACCCTCCGCCTCGCTTCCGGCCTTCACCGAGAGCACCTCGCCAGGCTAATGGCTGGAGAGCCACCTACCCGTTGGCCATCAAGATGATGTGGAACCTTTCG GCTGGCTCGTCAAGTGAAGGCATCCTGCACGCCATGTCCCAGGAGCTGGTTCCAGCCGGCGCCTCTGCCTTCTCGGGAGAATTTGGAACCGTCACTTGTCGCAG GAAATCCCTCTTTGGGAAGAAGCGGCTCAAGTCTCATCCAAATATCGTCCAGGTGGTCCGAGCATTCACCTCCGAGATGCCCCTGCTCCCTGGCGCCATAGTTGACTATCcggatgtcctgccttccacccTGAATCCCTCTGGAATGGGGCACAGCCGCACCCTCTTCCTGGTGATGAAGAA CTACCCCTGCACCCTGCGCCAGTATCTCCACGAGACGACGCCAGACCCTCGTACGGCTGCCATGATGGTTCTGCAGTTGCTGGAAGGGGTGGACCATCTCATTCGGCATGGAGTGGCCCACCGGGATTTGAAGACGGACAACATTCTGGTTGAATTTGATGCTG CGAGATGCCCGGGGCTGGTCATCACAGATTTTGGCTGCTGCTTGGCTGACGAGAAGCTGGGCCTGAAGCTGCCCTTCCCCAGTTGGTACGTGGATCGCGGTGGCAACAGCTGCCTCATGGCCCCAGAG GTGGCCACTGCTATTCCCGGCCCAGGAGTTCTGATAGACTACACCGGAGCGGACACGTGGGCAGTCGGGGCTGTGGCCTACGAGATCCTTGGTGCCCGCAACCCTTTCTACGGCAGCGGGGAAGCGGCACTGGACAGCAGGCGCTACCGCGATCAGGACCTGCCACCCTTGCCGGAAACGGTGCCCCTGGAAGTGAGGAAGCTGGTCAAGAGGTTGCTCCGGCGAGATCCCGCCACG cgGCTCTCCGCACGCCGGGCTGCCAACATCCTTCATCTCTGCCTTTGGGACGCAAAGGTTCTCCACTCGGATGTCCTGAAACCGGACCGGATGGTGGATTGGCTGCTTCACCAGTCAGCGGCCACCTTGCTGACGGACCGGCTGGGAGATGGGAGCAGGGTTGAAGCGAAGCTGAAGCGATGCTTCTTGGCCAACCTGGACTACGACGAGCTCTTCCAGGCGGCCGCCCTGCTCCGTACCTGGAGGAGTCCCATCCCCCCAAGGCCTTAG